A genome region from Mastacembelus armatus chromosome 8, fMasArm1.2, whole genome shotgun sequence includes the following:
- the LOC113140452 gene encoding cytochrome P450 2K1-like produces MIMLEVLFQSSLFWVTVCLLVFLFLHSNFSSQKKRTDPPGPKPLALLGNLLHVDFKRLDSSLFDLSKKYGPVFTVHFGLKKVLVLAGYRTVKQALINHAKEFGDREVTPIFHDFSKEHGILFSNGDLWKEMRRFALTTLRNFGMGKKLSEGKIIEECHYLIEEFEKQEGKAFDNTKTIDYAVSNIISAIMFGKRFEYKDPAFQTMLKRNRESIHLTGSTSILIYNLFPWLGPCIKNWRRLMEFLEDYEVQVKGIIEDLKQTQNPELCRCFVDAFLTHKQNLEESGIKNLHYNDDNLLYSVMDLMLAGSETTGTTIQWCLLFMAKYPHIQDKVQEELDRVVGSRQVQVEDRRNLPYTDAVIHETQRMANIGPMAIPHKTNQDVMFQGYFIKKGTTVFPLLTSVLYDESEWKTPYTFNPSHFLDKEGRFIRSDVFMAFSAGRRMCIGESLARMELFLFITSLLQRFRFAPPPGVSEDELDVTPLVGFTLTPLPHKLCAVSRQ; encoded by the exons ATGATCATGTTGGAAGTTCTTTTCCAGTCCTCCCTATTTTGGGTCACCGTGTGCCTTCtcgtcttcctctttcttcactcCAACTTCAGCTCCCAAAAAAAGAGGACAGATCCTCCAGGACCCAAACCTCTTGCCCTGCTTGGTAACCTGCTTCATGTGGATTTCAAGAGACTCGACAGTTCGCTTTTTGAT CTGTCCAAGAAATATGGGCCAGTGTTCACAGTCCACTTTGGACTTAAGAAGGTGTTGGTCCTGGCAGGATACAGAACCGTCAAGCAGGCTCTGATCAACCATGCCAAAGAGTTTGGAGACAGAGAGGTCACACCCATTTTTCATGATTTCAGCAAAGAACAtg GCATATTATTTTCCAATGGTGACCTGTGGAAAGAAATGAGACGTTTTGCTCTAACGACACTGAGAAATTTTGGGATGGGCAAGAAGTTAAGTGAAGGGAAAATCATTGAGGAATGTCACTACCTGATTGAAgaatttgaaaaacaagaag gtAAAGCCTTCGACAACACCAAGACAATTGATTACGCAGTTTCAAACATAATATCAGCGATCATGTTTGGAAAGCGGTTTGAATACAAAGACCCTGCATTTCAAACTATGTTGAAAAGAAACCGTGAATCCATCCATCTGACTGGATCAACTTCCATCCTG ATCTACAACCTGTTTCCTTGGCTGGGCCCTTGTATTAAAAACTGGAGGCGTTTGATGGAGTTTTTGGAGGACTACGAAGTGCAAGTTAAAGGCATAATAGAGGATCTGAAGCAAACTCAGAACCCTGAGTTGTGCAGATGCTTTGTTGATGCGTTCCTGACCCATAAGCAAAATCTGGAG GAGTCTGGCATCAAGAATTTACACTACAATGATGACAACCTGCTCTACAGTGTGATGGATTTAATGTTGGCTGGATCTGAGACCACAGGAACTACAATTCAGTGGTGTCTACTTTTCATGGCCAAGTACCCTCATATTCAAG ATAAAGTTCAGGAGGAGCTGGACAGGGTAGTTGGAAGCCGTCAGGTCCAAGTAGAGGACAGGAGGAACCTCCCGTACACTGACGCTGTCATCCATGAGACACAGAGAATGGCCAACATTGGCCCCATGGCCATTCCGCACAAAACCAACCAAGATGTCATGTTCCAAGGATACTTCATCAAAAAA GGGACGACAGTGTTTCCTCTTCTCACTTCTGTACTGTATGATGAGAGCGAATGGAAGACCCCATACACTTTTAACCCTTCTCATTTCCTGGATAAAGAGGGCAGATTTATCAGGAGTGATGTCTTCATGGCCTTCTCTGCAG GTCGCAGGATGTGTATTGGAGAGAGTCTGGCCAGAATGgagctcttcctcttcatcacgtcCCTCCTCCAGCGCTTTCGTTTCGCTCCTCCACCTGGAGTTTCAGAGGATGAACTGGATGTGACACCACTTGTGGGTTTCACCCTCACTCCTTTACCTCACAAACTGTGTGCTGTTAGTCGCCAGTGA